One Heyndrickxia oleronia genomic window, CTTTCAAACCTGTAAAATATACTGTTCCCACCAACTACTTAATAGGGAAATCTTTAAAGGTTTCCTACGTGATCAGTTTATGGGGTATTCCATTACTAAGGTGAGGCTTTAAGCCTTGCCTTTTTCATTTGGATTAAAAAGTATATTTTATCTCTTTTAAGTGAGGTGGAAAGTTTGAAGATAACAGCCGAAATGTTACCTATTCTTAGAAAATGTCGTGGGCTATCGCAAAGTGAATTTGCGGAATTTGCTGGACTAAAACAATCAAAGTTATCTGATATTGAGTGTGGGAAAGTACCTGTTAATGATCATTACAAAGCTAAATTATTTTTAGCTTTAGGAAAACTTAAATTCAGCGAACAGGAACTAAATAATATTTACGAATTAACGGAAATGAATAAGTAAAAAATAAAAGGTGGTTTTATCAATGAGTGAATTTAATCAAGAACTAGTAAGGGCATTAGCAAACGGAGACGCACAAGCCCACGAACAAATTAAGAACCTTCCTACACCAGTAAAAATGGCGTTAGGAATGGAAGTTGATAAACTTCGCAGAAATGAAAACATTATCCCTATGAATAATGGCTTTACACTATATGAGGAAAAGAAAAGTTCTTATACGAATGACGAGGACGTTGCTAATGCACTAGCGGAACGTAACAGACTA contains:
- a CDS encoding helix-turn-helix domain-containing protein — protein: MKITAEMLPILRKCRGLSQSEFAEFAGLKQSKLSDIECGKVPVNDHYKAKLFLALGKLKFSEQELNNIYELTEMNK